A window of the Lysinibacillus irui genome harbors these coding sequences:
- a CDS encoding winged helix-turn-helix transcriptional regulator, whose translation MDQKNICPRFEKALMILNHRWNTLLIYQLLDGPQRYSTIKNQLNISSRVLTERLKELEMEQIVLRTVIPSTPVVIEYELTEKGYAIAPVLKAIEQWSSEWVTVNEE comes from the coding sequence TTGGATCAAAAAAATATTTGTCCACGATTTGAAAAAGCACTCATGATCTTAAATCATCGTTGGAATACCTTGCTGATTTATCAGCTATTAGATGGTCCACAACGATACTCAACCATTAAAAATCAGTTAAATATTAGTAGTCGTGTATTGACAGAGCGATTAAAGGAATTAGAAATGGAGCAAATCGTATTACGTACGGTCATACCCTCTACACCAGTAGTCATTGAGTATGAGCTTACGGAAAAAGGATATGCCATTGCACCAGTGCTAAAAGCAATTGAACAATGGTCCTCTGAATGGGTAACAGTTAACGAAGAGTGA
- a CDS encoding DoxX family protein, which produces MQNIGSTILRVVLGIIFAVHGFQKFQGGISYTADFFDSLGIPGFMAYIVAIIELVGGISIILGLATRIFGALLTITMIVAIFTAKLSIGFIGANGLAGYELDLALGAMALFFAFAGASSLSLDALLFGKE; this is translated from the coding sequence ATGCAAAATATTGGTTCAACTATTTTACGTGTCGTTCTCGGCATTATTTTTGCAGTACACGGTTTTCAAAAGTTCCAGGGTGGAATCAGCTATACTGCTGACTTCTTTGACAGTTTAGGTATACCAGGATTTATGGCATACATCGTTGCAATTATTGAATTAGTTGGGGGAATTTCCATTATCTTAGGATTAGCAACAAGAATTTTTGGGGCTTTACTAACAATTACTATGATTGTAGCTATCTTTACTGCCAAACTTAGCATCGGCTTTATCGGAGCTAATGGATTGGCTGGTTATGAGTTAGACCTTGCATTAGGTGCTATGGCATTATTCTTTGCTTTTGCAGGGGCGTCTAGCCTCTCCTTAGATGCTTTACTTTTTGGAAAAGAGTAA
- a CDS encoding NAD(P)-dependent oxidoreductase, translating into MTKKRIAFIGTGVMGASIVKHLLKNGHDVTVYTRTREKAEPLVSLGASWASSPAEAFRNQEIAFTMVGYPSDVEEVYFGRNGLFQTAHQGNIIIDMTTSEPSLAKKIYEHSKSIGVEALDAPVSGGDIGAQNGTLSIMVGGDRDAFDKVLPIMKHFGENIVYQGEAGAGQHTKMCNQIVIASGMIGVCESLAYGLKAGLDLPTVLQSISSGAAGSWSLSNLAPRMMKEDFAPGFYIKHFVKDMKIALDESKKMGITLPGLALAYEMYEKLVEEGYGDNGTQALLKFYK; encoded by the coding sequence ATGACAAAAAAACGTATTGCATTTATTGGAACAGGTGTAATGGGCGCTAGTATAGTTAAACATTTATTAAAAAATGGTCATGATGTAACAGTGTATACCCGTACAAGAGAAAAAGCAGAGCCATTGGTGTCATTGGGGGCGTCATGGGCAAGTTCGCCAGCAGAGGCATTTAGAAATCAGGAGATTGCTTTTACGATGGTTGGATATCCTTCAGATGTGGAGGAAGTATACTTTGGGCGAAATGGCCTTTTCCAAACAGCACATCAAGGCAATATAATCATAGATATGACGACTTCAGAGCCATCCTTGGCTAAGAAAATTTATGAGCATTCCAAATCAATCGGTGTCGAAGCTTTAGATGCCCCTGTTTCAGGCGGAGATATTGGTGCACAAAATGGCACGTTATCCATCATGGTTGGTGGTGATCGAGATGCATTTGATAAGGTATTGCCAATAATGAAGCATTTCGGGGAAAACATTGTTTATCAAGGTGAAGCGGGCGCTGGACAGCATACAAAAATGTGCAATCAAATTGTCATTGCTTCTGGGATGATTGGAGTTTGTGAATCGCTAGCGTATGGTTTAAAGGCAGGATTAGATTTACCGACTGTATTACAATCAATATCGTCAGGTGCAGCTGGCTCATGGTCTTTAAGTAACCTAGCACCTCGTATGATGAAAGAAGATTTTGCTCCAGGCTTTTATATTAAACATTTTGTAAAAGATATGAAGATTGCCTTGGATGAATCGAAGAAAATGGGTATCACTTTACCAGGGTTAGCACTAGCCTATGAGATGTATGAGAAATTGGTTGAAGAAGGCTATGGTGATAATGGTACACAGGCCCTTTTAAAGTTTTATAAATAG
- a CDS encoding ATP-binding protein, producing the protein MNVNEAAIKLFNLNLTYIGYLAMDEQSNFKWTKFVKQLQNDLRSEEIFNIRTAGNDYEMLSFKCFYDPNTEEIVAQISTLNDDVAHKLYVSHAHERSHSFNAYDYLPYAVIVSDASGIILGLNKYAEMFLKVESTQLLHKAHQHIFDSFTLKKGQITTYLSKLMGEKHASIHVVDETQVSRTCYYEISSIFDEYNNIIVTVINDETEKKQLQHKVEHQQALNVVGQMAASIAHEIRNPLTSLKGFTELLKLNADDESRMYLSVIDSELQRMEQILSELLVLSKPTTMKVELLELDHIVKQVIEFMLPDALMKNIMIRYISTSNQVYIGGNENRLKQVLMNLIKNAMESMNNGGTITVEMATNDGAIVDLMIKDEGVGMDSTTLQNLFQPFYTTKSTGTGLGLAFVKKVIEEHDGVIGVNSELQKGTCFHLQFPIYTFNQMDTMEVSTKDSAYLVT; encoded by the coding sequence TTGAACGTCAATGAAGCTGCTATTAAGCTTTTTAATCTTAATTTAACGTATATTGGCTATTTAGCTATGGACGAGCAATCTAATTTTAAATGGACTAAATTCGTCAAACAATTACAAAATGATTTGCGCTCGGAAGAAATTTTCAATATCCGCACAGCTGGTAACGACTACGAAATGCTATCTTTTAAATGTTTTTATGATCCGAATACAGAGGAGATTGTTGCGCAAATTTCAACACTAAATGATGATGTTGCCCATAAATTATACGTTAGCCATGCGCATGAAAGATCACATTCCTTCAATGCGTACGATTACTTACCTTATGCTGTTATTGTAAGTGATGCTAGCGGTATTATTCTTGGGCTTAATAAGTATGCGGAAATGTTTTTAAAAGTAGAGAGCACGCAGCTACTTCATAAAGCGCATCAACATATATTTGATTCATTTACCTTAAAAAAGGGACAAATCACTACGTACCTTTCAAAGCTGATGGGTGAAAAGCATGCAAGTATACATGTAGTAGATGAAACTCAAGTAAGTAGAACATGCTATTATGAAATTTCCAGTATTTTTGACGAATACAATAATATTATTGTCACAGTAATTAATGATGAAACAGAGAAAAAGCAACTTCAGCATAAAGTCGAGCATCAGCAAGCTTTAAATGTTGTCGGACAGATGGCAGCAAGTATTGCGCATGAAATCCGTAACCCATTAACTTCTTTAAAGGGGTTTACAGAATTATTAAAGTTAAATGCGGATGATGAATCACGTATGTATCTCTCTGTCATTGACAGTGAGCTTCAACGGATGGAACAAATTCTTTCTGAGCTTTTAGTATTGTCCAAGCCAACGACTATGAAAGTTGAATTATTAGAGCTGGATCATATTGTAAAGCAAGTCATTGAGTTTATGCTACCAGATGCACTCATGAAAAATATTATGATCCGATATATTTCAACTTCTAATCAAGTATATATTGGTGGCAATGAGAATCGCTTAAAGCAAGTACTTATGAATCTCATTAAAAATGCTATGGAATCCATGAATAATGGTGGCACGATTACTGTTGAAATGGCTACAAATGACGGAGCGATAGTCGATCTAATGATTAAAGATGAAGGTGTTGGCATGGACAGCACGACACTTCAAAACCTATTCCAGCCTTTTTACACGACTAAATCAACAGGGACAGGACTAGGCCTTGCTTTCGTGAAAAAGGTAATTGAAGAGCATGATGGCGTTATAGGCGTAAATAGCGAATTACAGAAGGGGACATGCTTCCATCTGCAGTTTCCGATTTATACGTTTAATCAAATGGATACAATGGAAGTATCCACAAAAGATTCTGCTTATTTAGTAACATAA
- a CDS encoding aspartyl-phosphate phosphatase Spo0E family protein, with amino-acid sequence MVNLLLKQMEQTREMMIRSGVENGLQNAKTIQLSRRLDQLMNTYYRQMAFDEEKDQED; translated from the coding sequence ATGGTCAATCTACTCTTGAAACAAATGGAACAAACTCGTGAGATGATGATTCGCTCAGGTGTAGAAAACGGGTTACAAAATGCAAAAACCATTCAACTGAGTCGCAGATTAGATCAGTTAATGAATACTTATTATAGACAGATGGCATTTGATGAAGAAAAAGACCAAGAAGACTAA
- a CDS encoding Ppx/GppA family phosphatase, whose translation MNELKTAIIDIGSNTIRLVLYQYDNEEGLRELGNIKTVARLRTYIQPSGEMSVEGIQVLSETLLTFKAMLEDFEVTDVKAAATAAIRQATNRDQIIKEMKERTGIQIELLSEEEEAYFGYVAVAYSMGTQSAVTIDIGGGSTEITLFENKEIQQSHSFPFGTVSLKQRFVKGDIMNSSEKGELIAYIKEQFQSLPWIKNVALPIIAIGGSARNIAQMHQQKHDYPIASVHGYEMTKENLDDLSLFLGRLSFQELKQLDGLSSDRADIIVPALEVFRVLMEVVDSKAFQLTKRGLREGLIYDRILQTDALAFDKYNVFEGNARRLARQYGRTEMEVDYLMHLADQLYRECCHLGYLQYNPEDLHLLTKAAKVFNIGEYIELSSSSQHTFYLIANQSIDGLNHLERVKLALLASYKNKDYFERFAAPFATWMDREEYRKIRDFGALLKFVYALNVSKRNVVHAIEMHTEEDHVQLDIYVKKNAAAEKYQANRHRKHLERALKIPMKINFIEEGWNNG comes from the coding sequence TTGAATGAGCTAAAAACAGCCATTATTGATATCGGCTCCAATACCATTCGATTAGTATTATATCAGTATGATAATGAAGAAGGGCTACGTGAGCTTGGGAATATTAAAACGGTAGCTCGTTTGCGTACATATATTCAGCCCTCAGGAGAGATGTCTGTAGAAGGTATTCAAGTGTTATCAGAAACTTTATTAACATTTAAAGCAATGCTTGAGGATTTTGAGGTGACAGATGTTAAAGCAGCTGCGACTGCCGCTATCCGACAGGCTACTAACCGAGACCAGATTATTAAGGAAATGAAGGAACGAACTGGTATTCAAATAGAGCTTTTATCAGAAGAGGAAGAAGCTTATTTTGGATATGTTGCTGTTGCCTATTCTATGGGAACGCAATCCGCAGTGACGATAGATATTGGTGGTGGTAGTACTGAAATTACGCTGTTTGAAAATAAAGAGATTCAGCAATCACATAGTTTCCCTTTTGGGACGGTATCTTTAAAGCAACGATTTGTAAAGGGCGATATTATGAATAGTAGCGAAAAGGGGGAGCTCATTGCTTATATAAAAGAGCAATTTCAATCGCTTCCTTGGATAAAAAATGTGGCTTTACCTATTATCGCTATAGGTGGTAGTGCGAGAAATATTGCTCAAATGCATCAACAAAAGCATGATTATCCTATTGCCAGTGTCCATGGTTACGAAATGACAAAGGAAAATTTAGATGATTTAAGCTTGTTTTTAGGGCGACTAAGTTTCCAAGAGTTGAAGCAGCTGGATGGGCTATCATCTGATCGGGCAGATATCATTGTTCCTGCATTAGAGGTTTTTAGAGTGTTAATGGAGGTAGTCGATAGTAAGGCATTCCAACTGACCAAAAGAGGCTTGCGTGAAGGACTTATTTATGACCGAATTTTGCAAACAGATGCACTTGCCTTTGATAAATACAATGTATTTGAAGGAAATGCTAGAAGATTAGCACGTCAGTATGGACGGACTGAAATGGAAGTTGATTATTTGATGCATTTAGCAGATCAATTATACCGAGAATGTTGCCATTTAGGGTATTTGCAGTATAATCCCGAAGATTTACATTTGTTAACAAAGGCTGCGAAGGTTTTCAATATAGGAGAATACATTGAATTAAGCTCATCAAGCCAACACACCTTTTATTTAATTGCGAATCAATCAATTGATGGTTTAAATCATTTAGAACGAGTAAAACTAGCACTTCTTGCATCCTACAAAAATAAGGATTATTTCGAACGATTTGCTGCTCCATTTGCAACATGGATGGACCGTGAAGAATATCGCAAAATCAGAGACTTTGGAGCGTTATTAAAATTTGTCTATGCGTTAAATGTTTCAAAGCGCAATGTTGTCCATGCTATTGAGATGCATACAGAAGAGGATCATGTCCAACTCGATATTTATGTAAAAAAGAATGCTGCTGCTGAAAAGTATCAAGCTAATCGACATAGGAAACATTTAGAGCGGGCATTAAAAATCCCCATGAAGATCAATTTTATTGAAGAAGGGTGGAACAATGGATGA
- a CDS encoding YkvS family protein, translated as MKIAEVGNIIEFKNGLQGIVEKVNENSVIVNLTYMENFDSLEIEEKTVVNHKRYKILYTNEA; from the coding sequence GTGAAAATAGCTGAAGTTGGAAATATTATCGAGTTTAAAAATGGTCTCCAAGGAATTGTCGAAAAAGTAAATGAAAATTCGGTAATCGTTAACTTAACATATATGGAGAATTTTGATTCCCTTGAAATCGAAGAGAAAACGGTCGTCAATCATAAACGCTATAAAATTTTATATACTAATGAAGCTTAA
- a CDS encoding MFS transporter has product MKKGSAIDIQHRSQLAIYLSLPILSWAFYDFANTIFSSNINTIFFPFYMDEVLGTNEVMQQVASTFISYANAIASLLLVIFSPLFGVWIDNTGYKKKFIVWFASISILFTFMMGIFANVQATTNYSGVPLSLFLVVASFVIAKFFFNSSLVFYDSMMGDLGTKEEMPLISGFGVAIGYLGTLFGLLVYLYVGNSDFHRAFIPTAILYLLFSLPLFFINKDTPIPKSQRKSLKFLDGYKEILQTFKDMKQYKAIFTFMIAYFFLNDAIATTIAMMAVYATAIVGFSSGQFIVLYLVSTVSTIIGSLAFGYITKSIGAKRAITIVALIMIIALVFAVFATAQWMFWLAGSLFGISLGSMWVTSRTYIIELSPNEKRGQFFGLFAFSGKVSSIIGPAVYGTVTLWMKDYGTLASRVALSTLIVMTVIGLLVHLKVNDKNGNSK; this is encoded by the coding sequence ATGAAGAAGGGTTCAGCAATAGACATACAACATCGAAGTCAGTTAGCCATTTATTTATCATTGCCGATACTTTCATGGGCATTTTATGATTTTGCGAATACTATCTTTTCTTCAAATATAAATACTATATTTTTCCCATTTTACATGGATGAGGTTTTAGGGACGAACGAAGTCATGCAACAGGTGGCAAGTACCTTTATATCCTATGCAAATGCTATTGCAAGTTTGTTACTTGTGATTTTTTCACCGCTTTTTGGTGTATGGATTGATAACACAGGTTATAAAAAGAAGTTTATTGTATGGTTTGCATCCATTTCTATTCTTTTTACATTTATGATGGGGATATTTGCGAATGTGCAGGCAACAACGAATTACTCTGGTGTACCTCTTAGTTTATTTTTAGTTGTGGCAAGCTTTGTTATTGCTAAATTTTTCTTTAATTCAAGTCTGGTATTCTATGATTCCATGATGGGAGATCTAGGAACAAAAGAGGAAATGCCACTAATTTCAGGTTTTGGTGTTGCCATTGGCTATTTGGGTACACTTTTTGGATTACTCGTTTATTTATATGTTGGTAATAGCGATTTCCATCGAGCATTTATTCCAACGGCTATTTTGTATTTATTATTTTCATTGCCATTATTTTTTATTAATAAAGATACACCGATTCCGAAATCACAGCGAAAATCTTTAAAATTTTTAGATGGTTATAAAGAAATCCTTCAAACATTTAAGGATATGAAACAATATAAAGCGATCTTTACTTTTATGATTGCTTATTTCTTTTTAAATGATGCCATTGCTACGACGATTGCTATGATGGCGGTTTATGCTACAGCGATTGTCGGCTTTAGCTCTGGTCAATTTATCGTTCTTTATTTGGTCTCTACTGTATCAACAATCATTGGCTCACTTGCATTTGGCTATATCACAAAGTCCATAGGGGCAAAGCGTGCCATAACGATCGTTGCGCTTATTATGATTATCGCTTTGGTGTTCGCAGTTTTTGCCACAGCACAATGGATGTTCTGGCTTGCAGGTAGTCTATTTGGTATATCCCTTGGATCAATGTGGGTGACATCTAGGACCTATATTATTGAATTATCACCAAACGAAAAACGTGGGCAGTTTTTTGGCTTGTTTGCATTTTCGGGTAAAGTATCCTCCATTATTGGACCGGCAGTATACGGAACGGTTACATTATGGATGAAGGATTATGGTACGCTTGCTAGTCGTGTCGCATTATCGACATTGATTGTTATGACAGTCATTGGCTTATTGGTACATCTAAAAGTTAATGATAAAAATGGAAATAGCAAGTAG
- a CDS encoding MarR family winged helix-turn-helix transcriptional regulator, translating into MTSEDVKQSLKLYIVLSRALKAVNETTHQLFQENGLNPTEFAVLELLYHKGRQPLQQIGNKILLASGSITYVIDKLEKRGYLLRVSCPSDRRVTYAEITEEGEAFMGELFPKHEQHLHEIMSVLSPQEKEQAITLLKKIGLSIKDLSY; encoded by the coding sequence ATGACGTCAGAAGATGTAAAACAATCTTTAAAATTATATATTGTGTTATCACGTGCATTGAAAGCGGTCAACGAGACGACCCATCAATTATTTCAGGAAAATGGTTTAAACCCAACAGAATTTGCTGTTCTAGAGCTTCTATACCATAAAGGGAGACAGCCATTACAGCAAATTGGCAATAAAATTTTACTTGCCAGTGGGTCTATTACGTATGTCATTGATAAGCTTGAAAAGAGAGGCTATTTATTACGTGTTTCTTGTCCTTCAGATCGTCGTGTTACCTATGCTGAAATCACTGAGGAAGGTGAAGCATTTATGGGGGAGTTATTCCCGAAACACGAGCAGCATTTGCATGAAATAATGAGTGTTCTATCACCACAAGAAAAAGAACAAGCTATAACATTATTAAAGAAAATTGGCCTTTCTATTAAGGATTTATCTTATTAA
- a CDS encoding CPBP family intramembrane glutamic endopeptidase, producing the protein MLTNSKQTILFLLSLLFVYGMLAFTFANQAVFWYMYAFTLLVCIAIAILAGSIEDQLPTWQFLLFGIGYGTITYGVIRFGYWLAPYINNSLVQSVQKFLTNYGPQNIWHYVLLVFIIAIGEELFWRGYIQQQLKRFMRPTLAIIVTSLLCAISIALSGFILGVIAALVTSIIWGFLYEWRKSMPLVIVAHVVFVLLLFLVLPLTS; encoded by the coding sequence ATGCTAACTAATTCGAAACAAACAATACTATTTCTCCTTTCTTTATTATTCGTTTATGGTATGCTTGCTTTTACCTTTGCTAACCAAGCAGTATTTTGGTACATGTACGCATTTACTTTATTAGTATGTATTGCCATTGCCATTTTAGCTGGCTCAATTGAAGATCAATTACCAACATGGCAATTTTTACTCTTTGGTATTGGATATGGTACCATCACATATGGTGTTATTCGCTTCGGTTACTGGCTTGCTCCATATATTAATAATAGTTTAGTACAATCCGTTCAAAAATTTTTAACAAACTATGGACCACAGAATATTTGGCACTATGTTTTACTAGTATTTATCATTGCCATCGGTGAAGAGCTATTTTGGCGTGGTTATATCCAACAGCAGTTAAAACGCTTTATGCGTCCAACATTGGCTATTATAGTGACCTCTCTATTATGTGCGATTTCAATTGCGCTAAGTGGTTTTATTCTCGGCGTTATTGCTGCACTTGTAACAAGTATTATTTGGGGCTTTTTATATGAATGGCGTAAAAGCATGCCACTTGTTATTGTAGCTCATGTCGTTTTTGTACTATTATTATTTTTAGTGTTGCCTTTAACATCATAA
- a CDS encoding B12-binding domain-containing radical SAM protein, which produces MNTILTTLNAKYIHTNLALRYLKGAALPEFNPIIAEYTIKDPAFNIVSDLFQKKPDIVGFSCYIWNIEETIHVIKMLKTVCPNVKILLGGPEVSYDSHHWLRRIPEVDFIVMGEGETSFKQLLRYFHGEILLEDVPGICYLEDGKVKIHAQPPKIDLRELPSPFRFEEDLPHLSKRIQYIETSRGCPFSCQFCLSSIEVGVRYFNREKIKEDIRFLMDNGARTIKFVDRTFNISRSYAMEMFQFLIDEHQPGVVFQFEITADIMRPEVIQFLNDNAPRGLFRFEIGVQSTNDLTNTLVKRRQNFEKLKRTVTMVKEGGKIDQHLDLIAGLPEEDYASFRQTFNDVFAMRPEELQLGFLKLLRGTGLRLEAEKFGYTYVDISPYEIFSNNVLTFDDIVRIKHAEDVLEKYWNDHRMDHTIEYLVTEVFDTPFDFFQNFGTYWETKGWSRIGHQLEDLFQRLLMFLETVDGVNLNIVKSLMQLDYLMAQQFQPRKLWWNERPTEEQQKALYHALREDPTIAGEEFASFKLSEKELFKHTLIIPHALDYQDFKNGKIVQKNGYLLTYFRHGQAPYFATIHSM; this is translated from the coding sequence ATGAATACTATTTTAACTACTTTAAACGCAAAGTATATTCACACAAATTTAGCATTGCGCTATTTAAAAGGCGCAGCTTTACCAGAGTTTAATCCAATTATAGCAGAGTATACAATTAAAGACCCTGCTTTTAATATTGTATCAGATTTGTTCCAAAAAAAACCTGATATTGTTGGATTTAGCTGTTATATCTGGAATATCGAAGAAACCATTCACGTGATTAAAATGTTAAAAACGGTCTGTCCAAATGTTAAAATTTTGCTCGGTGGACCTGAAGTTTCTTATGATTCTCACCATTGGCTACGCCGTATACCTGAAGTAGACTTTATTGTTATGGGTGAAGGCGAAACTTCATTTAAACAATTATTGCGCTATTTCCACGGAGAGATACTGTTGGAGGATGTTCCTGGGATTTGTTATTTAGAGGATGGAAAAGTAAAGATTCACGCACAGCCGCCAAAAATTGATCTACGGGAATTGCCAAGCCCATTTCGTTTCGAGGAGGACCTTCCCCATCTTAGCAAACGAATTCAGTACATCGAAACAAGTCGAGGCTGTCCGTTTAGTTGCCAATTTTGTTTATCTTCTATTGAAGTAGGCGTTCGCTATTTTAACCGTGAAAAAATTAAAGAAGATATTCGTTTCTTAATGGATAATGGTGCTCGAACAATTAAATTCGTAGATCGTACCTTCAATATAAGCCGTAGCTATGCAATGGAAATGTTCCAATTTTTAATTGATGAACATCAACCTGGTGTTGTATTCCAGTTTGAGATTACTGCCGATATCATGCGACCTGAAGTTATCCAATTTTTAAATGACAATGCACCAAGAGGGTTGTTCCGTTTTGAGATAGGTGTTCAATCTACAAATGATTTAACAAATACACTCGTTAAACGCCGCCAAAATTTTGAAAAACTAAAAAGAACGGTGACAATGGTAAAAGAGGGCGGAAAAATAGATCAGCATTTAGATTTAATTGCTGGTTTACCAGAGGAAGATTATGCAAGCTTCCGTCAGACGTTTAATGACGTTTTTGCTATGCGTCCAGAGGAATTACAGCTTGGATTTTTAAAGCTTCTACGCGGTACTGGACTTCGATTAGAGGCTGAAAAGTTTGGCTATACCTATGTAGATATATCTCCATATGAAATTTTCTCTAATAATGTTCTAACATTTGATGATATCGTTCGCATTAAACATGCAGAGGATGTTCTTGAGAAATACTGGAATGATCACCGTATGGATCATACCATCGAATATTTAGTTACAGAGGTCTTTGACACACCTTTTGACTTTTTCCAAAACTTCGGAACTTATTGGGAAACAAAAGGTTGGTCCCGTATTGGTCATCAGTTGGAGGATTTATTCCAACGCTTATTAATGTTTTTAGAAACGGTGGATGGTGTAAATTTAAACATTGTCAAAAGCTTAATGCAGCTTGATTATTTAATGGCTCAGCAGTTCCAGCCACGTAAACTATGGTGGAATGAACGCCCAACTGAAGAACAACAAAAGGCCCTTTATCATGCCTTACGTGAAGATCCAACTATCGCAGGTGAGGAATTTGCAAGCTTTAAGC
- a CDS encoding chemotaxis protein: protein MEHKGILLESGTNELEIVEFEVANNKFGINVIKVKEIIQPIPVTFIPHAHPHVEGIIQLRGEVLPVVDMLRVLGIQGAERNPQQKYIVAEFNKQRVVFHVDNVTQIHRISWDQIEKPSDMYQGGTSQVIGVIKQNEQMILLLDFERIMVDINPESGISVESVKKLGKRERSEKRILIAEDSPLLRKLLFDTMSEAGYDNVEFFENGRDAYDYLEGIAKSGSDIAEHIQLVVTDIEMPQMDGHHLTRKIKEHPDLQKLPVIIFSSLITDDLRHKGDQVGAEDQISKPEIAELILRVDQLIL from the coding sequence TTGGAACATAAAGGAATATTATTAGAAAGTGGCACAAATGAGCTAGAGATCGTTGAATTTGAAGTAGCGAACAATAAATTTGGTATTAATGTTATTAAAGTAAAAGAAATTATTCAACCGATACCAGTAACATTTATTCCACACGCGCACCCGCATGTAGAAGGAATTATTCAATTACGAGGTGAAGTATTACCAGTTGTAGATATGCTGCGAGTATTAGGAATTCAAGGTGCAGAGCGTAATCCACAACAAAAATATATAGTGGCAGAATTTAATAAACAACGTGTCGTTTTCCATGTGGATAATGTGACACAAATCCATCGTATATCGTGGGACCAAATTGAAAAGCCTTCAGATATGTATCAAGGTGGAACATCACAAGTAATTGGTGTGATTAAACAAAATGAACAAATGATTCTATTACTGGATTTCGAACGAATTATGGTGGATATCAATCCTGAATCGGGAATCAGTGTGGAATCTGTTAAAAAGCTTGGTAAACGTGAACGTTCTGAAAAACGTATTTTAATTGCAGAAGATTCACCATTATTACGCAAATTATTATTTGACACGATGAGTGAAGCTGGTTATGACAATGTTGAATTCTTTGAAAATGGCCGAGATGCATATGATTACTTAGAGGGAATTGCTAAGAGTGGTAGTGATATTGCAGAGCATATTCAATTAGTGGTAACTGATATTGAGATGCCGCAAATGGATGGACATCATTTGACACGAAAAATCAAAGAGCATCCGGATCTTCAAAAGCTTCCTGTCATTATTTTCTCCAGTCTCATTACAGACGATCTTCGTCATAAAGGTGATCAGGTAGGAGCAGAGGATCAAATTAGTAAGCCAGAAATTGCAGAGCTCATTTTACGTGTTGACCAGCTTATTCTGTAG